The Lysobacter capsici genome has a segment encoding these proteins:
- a CDS encoding esterase/lipase family protein translates to MRGLVGLLAALVLLGGSGCAVVKVKERAFGDIAAERNLDALNGGKLSTASATALGSAGLDPELCARDPAPCIEQLRPLASSESWLATASELQLLRMNAAPATVSKAAESAGLSRRKAAAVEAGEGDANAAAASQVATDERTRAAVETARYAYAYLFLTARTPEQRVFEARQQRVLQYYNRAVDVVAQAAFEASRGQVGASPLRVGGLNLGIGLHGYEASEISLQPEALLASDTLGFDNLRAVYRRDGFGTGLVAVFPRRAPSPAPITPADEASADDTPYRDTRYLPVTATLRFDGDSLDAVLASDQASMDVYNPYRIDSETIGGRKVPLAANYSAAYGVWLARSELARLSLSSLLRPKQARAFKPRIYLNQPYDPNKRVIVLVHGLASSPEAWVNLANEILGDEALRKHYQLWQVFYPTNIGILANRAAIASALDKTFKHYDPEGDDVASRDAVLVGHSMGGVISRLLVSDSGEQVLDETLKAFDPAVAQRLRKEPLVRALTVFQPMPQFGRVVFLASPHRGAVVTDGWPLRMVRKLIRLPFDVLREAAELAQRTKVDQDELQKVGFRKGRPPTGPDDLSPNSLFMRSTEKLPIEAGLPYHTIVGQRDPKIALLQSSDGAVPYRSAHLDGALSEKVIVSGHSVQETPQAILELRRILRVDMAQYGKNAKR, encoded by the coding sequence ATGCGTGGTTTGGTCGGCTTGTTGGCGGCACTGGTGTTGCTCGGCGGCAGCGGTTGCGCCGTGGTCAAGGTCAAGGAACGCGCGTTCGGCGATATCGCCGCCGAGCGCAATCTCGATGCGCTCAACGGCGGCAAGCTCAGCACCGCGTCGGCGACCGCGCTGGGTTCGGCCGGGCTCGACCCGGAGCTGTGCGCGCGCGACCCGGCGCCGTGCATCGAACAATTGCGGCCGCTCGCGTCGAGCGAATCGTGGCTGGCGACGGCGTCGGAACTGCAATTGCTGCGCATGAACGCCGCGCCGGCGACGGTCAGCAAGGCCGCCGAGAGCGCGGGCCTGTCGCGACGCAAGGCCGCGGCGGTCGAAGCCGGCGAAGGCGACGCCAACGCGGCCGCCGCGAGCCAGGTCGCCACCGACGAGCGCACCCGCGCCGCGGTCGAAACCGCGCGCTACGCCTACGCCTATCTGTTCCTGACCGCGCGCACGCCCGAGCAGCGCGTGTTCGAAGCGCGCCAGCAACGCGTGCTGCAGTACTACAACCGCGCGGTCGACGTCGTCGCCCAGGCCGCGTTCGAAGCCAGCCGCGGCCAGGTCGGCGCCTCGCCGCTGCGGGTCGGCGGTTTGAATCTCGGCATCGGCCTGCATGGCTACGAAGCTTCGGAGATCAGCCTGCAACCCGAGGCCTTGCTCGCCTCCGACACGCTCGGCTTCGACAACCTGCGCGCGGTGTATCGCCGCGACGGCTTCGGTACCGGCCTGGTCGCGGTGTTTCCGCGGCGCGCGCCGTCGCCGGCGCCGATCACGCCGGCCGATGAAGCCAGCGCGGACGACACGCCGTATCGCGACACCCGCTATCTGCCGGTGACCGCGACCCTGCGCTTCGACGGCGACAGCCTGGACGCGGTGCTGGCGAGCGATCAGGCCAGCATGGACGTCTACAACCCGTATCGCATCGACAGCGAAACCATCGGCGGGCGCAAGGTGCCGCTGGCGGCGAATTACTCGGCCGCCTACGGCGTGTGGCTGGCGCGTTCGGAACTGGCGCGCTTGAGTCTGTCGAGCCTGCTGCGGCCCAAGCAGGCGCGCGCGTTCAAGCCGCGCATCTACCTCAACCAACCTTACGATCCGAACAAGCGGGTGATCGTGCTGGTGCATGGCCTGGCCAGCAGCCCGGAGGCCTGGGTCAATCTCGCCAACGAGATCCTCGGCGACGAGGCGCTGCGCAAGCACTATCAGCTGTGGCAGGTGTTCTATCCGACCAACATCGGCATCCTGGCCAATCGCGCGGCGATCGCGTCGGCGCTGGACAAGACGTTCAAGCACTACGATCCCGAAGGCGACGATGTCGCCAGTCGGGATGCGGTGTTGGTGGGGCATAGCATGGGTGGAGTGATTTCGCGGCTGTTGGTCAGCGACAGCGGCGAGCAGGTGCTCGACGAAACCCTCAAGGCCTTCGATCCGGCGGTCGCGCAGCGCTTGCGCAAGGAACCGCTGGTGCGCGCGCTGACCGTGTTCCAGCCGATGCCGCAGTTCGGCCGGGTGGTGTTCCTGGCCTCGCCGCATCGCGGCGCGGTGGTCACCGACGGCTGGCCGCTGCGGATGGTACGCAAGCTGATCCGCCTGCCGTTCGATGTCTTGCGCGAGGCCGCCGAACTGGCGCAGCGCACCAAGGTCGATCAGGACGAGTTACAGAAGGTCGGTTTCCGCAAGGGCCGCCCGCCGACCGGCCCGGACGATCTGAGTCCGAATTCCTTGTTCATGCGCAGCACCGAGAAGTTGCCGATCGAAGCCGGCCTGCCGTACCACACCATCGTCGGTCAGCGCGATCCGAAGATCGCGCTGCTGCAATCCAGCGACGGCGCGGTGCCGTACCGCAGCGCGCATCTGGATGGCGCCTTGTCGGAGAAGGTGATCGTGTCCGGCCACAGCGTGCAGGAAACGCCGCAGGCGATCCTGGAGTTGCGGCGGATTCTGCGCGTCGATAT